A segment of the Zingiber officinale cultivar Zhangliang chromosome 8B, Zo_v1.1, whole genome shotgun sequence genome:
GGAATAGAGTATTGGTTAAGAACAGTACCCGACGGGGAAGAAGGCGTAGCCGTCGATGTGGTAGGCCTGCGTCGTCCTCTCCGGGTTCTCGAACACCACCTCGACGAAGTTGCGGAAGGTCATGTTTAGCACGTTGGGCGCGATCTGGATCGGAGTCTTCGTCGGCGGCGGTTCGTCGCTGATGATGTCGTATTTGAACACCTTGTCGGCGATGCCGAAGTACTCTGCCAGCTTCAGCGGCGTGGCGGTGTCTTGGTGCGAAACCACGTTGAGGGCGTACCGCCGTTTTCCGTTGACCTTCCCGGTGGAGCTGACGAGCTTGACGGTGCGGGTGATGTCGATGCTGCCGTAGTGGTAGGAGCCCTGCGGGTTGGGGCGGGCAGCGCTGGCCGTGAGATTCCACCGGAAGGAGCGCCACTGGTTGAACGACCAGGCCCACCCGATGGGCGCCGGTGGCACGTCTTTGGATGCCGGGGTATTGGAGCCGTTATAGCGGATGAGTCCGGTGGCGGAGATGGTGTACTTGGTGAACCGCGAGGTGGCCGCGATGTAGTAGTCGCCGGGGGCTTGGTCAGCGGTGACGAGTACGGAGAGGCACTGGCCGACGTGAACGTCGAGGGAATGGTAGTCGTTCTGCATCGTGTGAGAGCCGTCCATCTCCACCAGCAGCATCGAGTGTGATTGGAACCGGAAGTTGAGAGTCACCTTCATGCCCACGTTGCAGATGCGGTACCGGTACGTCTTGCCGGCTTCCATGAAGAAGAGCGGCGGCTCGTCGTTTCCGGAAATGTCCTTGCCGGTGTGTCCGTTTATGAGGACGCCTGCAGGGCGGCCGATGCTGACGCCGGAGTCCAAGGTCTTCTCCAACACTTTGTGGCTCTTGGTGTACCAGTCGCCGATGAGGACGGTGTAATCGTCAGCAGGATCGTCGAAGGGGACGGGGATGAGGAGGCGACTGTTGACGCGTAGGCCGCCGAAGGCACCGCTGGCCTTTTGCATGCCGAGCGACGGGAAATACATGAAGCTACCAATTTGGTCCTTCACCTGGAAATGGTAGGTGAAATTTTGGCCTGGTTGGATTGGGCAATTGGTGCCGGCGACTCCGTCCTGCCACGACCACTTCCGATGCTGAATCCCATTCCTGAAAAGGAAAGAATGAAAGCAAAGGaactaagaagaagaagaataatggATGACTAGTCGGAAattggaaaaaagaaaaaagaaacagAGGAATCGACCATGTGAAGAGGAGGGGCTCATCAAGCTGGTTGAAGACGTTGACGATGACGTTGTTGTTGGTGGTGGAGTTGATGTTGGGGCCGGGAAACTCGCCGTTGACGAGAATGACTTGTTGAG
Coding sequences within it:
- the LOC122014395 gene encoding L-ascorbate oxidase homolog, producing the protein MTRISLLLVILSLVVGCVLAEDPYIYFTWKVTYGTLAPLGVPQQVILVNGEFPGPNINSTTNNNVIVNVFNQLDEPLLFTWNGIQHRKWSWQDGVAGTNCPIQPGQNFTYHFQVKDQIGSFMYFPSLGMQKASGAFGGLRVNSRLLIPVPFDDPADDYTVLIGDWYTKSHKVLEKTLDSGVSIGRPAGVLINGHTGKDISGNDEPPLFFMEAGKTYRYRICNVGMKVTLNFRFQSHSMLLVEMDGSHTMQNDYHSLDVHVGQCLSVLVTADQAPGDYYIAATSRFTKYTISATGLIRYNGSNTPASKDVPPAPIGWAWSFNQWRSFRWNLTASAARPNPQGSYHYGSIDITRTVKLVSSTGKVNGKRRYALNVVSHQDTATPLKLAEYFGIADKVFKYDIISDEPPPTKTPIQIAPNVLNMTFRNFVEVVFENPERTTQAYHIDGYAFFPVGIGHGKWTPESRKLYNNLDAVSRHTIQVYQRSWSAVLMTFDNAGMWNLRSELWERRYLGQQLYFTVQSPARSLRDESNIPDNALLCGEVVGLPKPPPYV